GGTCAACCGGCAGCTGACCGGCCTGGAGTTGGTGGAGCAAAAAGGCCGAGAGCGTAGCCAGGAAAAGATTCATGGCCGGGCCGGCGGCGGCCACATAGACCATATCCCGGCGGGGGTTGCGCAGATTGGTAAAATCGACCGGGACGGGCTTGGCGTAGCCGAACAGGATGGGCGAACCCGTCATGACCAGGAACAGGGGGAGCAGGATGGTGCCGAACATATCGACATGGCTGATCGGGTTCAGGCTCAGCCGTCCGAGCCGGGCTGCGGTCGGATCGCCCAGCCGGTAGGCCGTGTAGCCGTGGGCCAGCTCGTGGAGGATGACCGCGATCAGTACTGGGAC
This genomic stretch from Desulfurellaceae bacterium harbors:
- a CDS encoding site-2 protease family protein, which codes for MEFVAKVAFWSVPVLIAVILHELAHGYTAYRLGDPTAARLGRLSLNPISHVDMFGTILLPLFLVMTGSPILFGYAKPVPVDFTNLRNPRRDMVYVAAAGPAMNLFLATLSAFLLHQLQAGQLPVDLPQAQPASMGLVAAMLTASVFINVALAVFNLFPLPPLDGGRVAVGLLPRGLAFPLARLEPYGMFILIGLLMTGILGDMIRPVTVFLLDALL